In the genome of Paenarthrobacter ilicis, the window GACCCTTACCCAGGGCGCGTCATCCGGCACCCTAGCGAACCGTACCTTTCCCGGGATGAGTTCCTGAAGATAGTCAAGAACGCAAAGACTACGCCGGAACGCCTGGAATCACGAGCCTAGAAAGTGCAAAGTCTGAGCGCTCCGTGCACTAGGCAATAGAAGGAGTCTCGGATGAATCCGAGCACTTCAAGCGCCCGGTCAGGGATCCCCCAGAGGGACCATGGTGGCGTGCGGAGGATACGGGCTTGACCGGCACCTGAGAGGATCGACAGCGTAGCCTCGGTTGTATGGGGACTTCACTTCGGCTTAAGGTATTCGGCTTGGCAGCAGTACTCACCGGATGTTCGGCTGCGCCGCCAACAATTTCCGAATCTGAATTTAGCGGAGGACTTCCGTCCGAGGCGATTACCGCTAATCCAGGTTCCTGGGCCGAGGATCCATCGTTCCCTTCTCCTGTCCCCGTGGCCGGCTGGCTGGATGCCGGTGCAAAGTTTGCTGTCGTCCTCAGCGGCAGTTCAAGCTGTCCTGCCTTCCCGTCATCAATCGAGGTCCTCAATCCCCACCACGTTAAATTGAACCTTGCAACCCGTGGCGGGCAAGACTGTTCAGCCGATATGGCCCCGCGTACATACGTAGTCAAGACTCCCGCTGACTTAGACGTCTCCACCGAGGTCACGCTCGAATTTGGAAAAACGCGAGTTGTTTTGCCTCCACTGTGAGTCCGCACCAATCGTTCGCCATACTCGGCACCCTGCTTTCGAGGGGCCCGCAAGAGGATCGGTAAACGGGCGCGGTCTAACCCAAAAGCCCCCGTCATGGCCGTCGTATTATTAGCGCGAGAGACCAGAAAGCATGTGCGAGAAGCGCTGGATGTGATGAACCATTATGAGCACTCGAGATTCGCGGCAATTCATGAGCGAGCTGATTGCCGATCATCCGCATCTGCGGCCGAGCTATGAGGAGCATCTAGAGAACAACGACGGGGAGCTTCTGCCGCACTTGCTGATCGCCGATATTTGCAGGTGGGTAGTCGCGGAGCAGGACTCCGACCCCTTACGGGTTCTGCAACTCTTGTCATGGTTGGAGGTTCACTTCGCGGGCGTGGGACATGTGATGGATGCCGTTGACAACGTCATCGCGTTCTCGTTCATCGAACACCTCCCTTTGCCCTCGGAGCCAGGAGCTGGCGTTGTTCATCTTCTTGGACCAAAAATGAAAGCGTTGTACGAACAGTTTTTCTCGCAGCCACGTTAGAGGATCGGCAAGGGGCGCTCCTTTGGATAACCCGCGGCCGTGAGCGACGGTCTTCATTTGAGAATTCGGCCCATGGGCAGAGCTAGGGTGGAGCGTAATGGGAAGGGGGCCGACGTGGCAGATGTTCCGGCGTCCATGAGCGGGGCTCAGAGATTCGAGGGCTACTGGCTTCTCGAGGTGAGCGGGCAACTCATCCTGCAACTCGTCCTGGATTTCCAGGTAACTTTGGTTCTCGAACACCTCAGAATCACCATCGAGGAGAGCTTCGTTCTCGAACACCCCGATGGCACTTCACACGTCATCGATCCGGGCGGCGGTTTCGATCAGCTCAGTCCCGTTCTGCCGCTATCACGATCCAAGGTGGTTGCCGAGGCAAAAGCGTTCGACGACGGACGGCTTGAAATTGTCCTTCAGGACGGCTTCCGGCTGAGTGTAGTGCCGGAACCCAAGTCGGCATACGAAGCATGGAACGTCACCGGGCCGGACGGACTACTGATCGTGTCCACGCCCGGTGGCGAGCTAGCCCTTTGGGGCAGCACGTTGACGGATCCCTAAAGGCGGCACTTGGAAGTGGACATGCGACCCATCCTTTGGAAAATGACATGAACCATTTGGGCCGTTATGACGTTAGGAAGAACGTGGAGCAACCGCAGGGGTTGTCTTCACGCACGAAGTGCCTAGCCGGATATCGCCCCTTGACGACTACGGGCCCTGCCCGGATCGTCCCAGTTGAAACGAGCAAAACCATGACTACGCCACTCCGGAAGACCCTTTACGTTGGATTTGCCGGCCTGTCCATCATTGGCACAGCGGCCGCTTGCGCTCCCACTACCGCTGCGCCCTCCACCCAAGTGCCCGAGACGGACAACAGCGGCCAAGTGTCCACCAGCAGCCCCTCGGCCTCGTCCGCTGCGGGCGGCGCGTCCACGTACAAGGACGGCACCTACAGCGCCGATGGCAGCTATACCTCGCCCAATGGCCAGGAAAAGGTTGGCGTGGAGCTGACCCTTGCTTCCGGCAAGGTCTCGGCAGTCAACATCACCACCCATCCTTCCAACCCCAATACCAAGAAATTCCAAGGGGAGTTCGCCAGCGGCATCTCCGCCCAGGTTGTGGGAAAAAACATCGATGAGCTCAATGTCTCCAAGGTTGCCGGATCGTCCCTGACGTCGGGCGGTTTCAACGACGCTGTCCAGCAAATCAAGTCGCAGGCAAAGTAGCACCCGTGCCCCACCCAGGCTGGAGCGCCTTCGCCTTCGAGGGAATCGGAACCCAGTGGGATATTTCGACGCCGGCGGCACTGTCCGCTGACGTCCGGGACCAGGTGCTCCATGTCGTTGGGGACTACGACGCCACGTGGTCCCGGTTCAGGAGCGACTCCGCGGTGTCCGCGTTATCAGGGCAACCGGGCAGCATCACCCTCCCGCCGCACGCACGGGAGTTGGAAAGGCTCTACTCCGCCCTGTACCGCCTCAGCGGTGGCGGGATGACGCCACTGATCGGCAGCAGCCTCGAAGTCCTCGGCTATGACGCCCGGTACAGCCTTGTCCCTGCCGGGCCACCGCAGGCACCACCGCGGTGGGAGGACGTGTTGGATTGGGACGGCACCGCACTGACCGCCCACGAGCCGGTTGTTGTGGACGTGGGCGCGGCTGGCAAGGGGCAACTAGTGGATCTTGTGGCCTCCGTTCTCCGCGGGTCCGGTTACAGCGACTACCTTGTGGATGCCAGCGGTGACATGGTTCACGCGGGAAGCCATCCGGTAACCGTCGCCTTGGAGCATCCGTACAACGCCCGGCAGGCCATAGGCCTGGTGGTGCTGGACAACGCCGCCTTGTGCGCCTCAGCGGCCAACCGGCGAGCATGGGGGGACGGCTGGCACCATGTCCTGGATGGGACTACCGGCAGTCCTGTCCGCACCACGGTGGCTTCCTGGACCATGGCGTCCAACGCAATGACAGCCGATGCCCTGGCAACCGCAATGTTTCTTATGGAGCCGGAAGTACTTCAGAGGGAGTTCCAGTTCTCCTGGCTCGCGGTGGACTCCGGTGGTTCTGCAACGTTTTCGGCCGGTTTCGAGGGGAGACTGTTTTCATGATTGCCGTTAAGTCCCGGGTGGACGCCTGGTTGGGCCGCTTCACCATGTACCGCCTGGTCCTGTGGGTCCTCGCCATCCTTGTGGCCTACAGCATGGTGCTGAACCTGTTGGGCTGGTTGACCTTCGGGCTGCCTGAGATGCTGGTGCATCTGGTCCTGTGCCTGGGCGCCACTTATCTGTCCAACCGGCTGCTGGCTGCCGTTTTCCGGGTCAGCCCGCATTCCGAATCCTCGTTGATCACGGGACTGCTGATCTATTTCCTGTTCTGGCCCGCTTTTGGTGCGACGGACATGGCAGGTGTCGCCTTGGCCTGCGTCCTGGCGAGTGCCTCAAAGTACGCTTTGGCCGTGCGGGGGCGGCATATCTTCAATCCTGCAGCCTTGGGGGCTTTCGTCACCGGCCTGACGGGTCTGAACATCGCCACATGGTGGGCTGCCACCCCTGCCATGCTCTGGTTGCTGGTACCCGGCGCGGTGGTGGTCCTCTACCGCATCCGCAAGATGCTGATGGGCTCGGTCTTCGTGGTGGTGTCCACCGCCGTGATCACCATCGATCTGCTGGGCAGGAGCATGACGGCGGGCCAAGCCGTCTGGCAGGCGCTGGCTCAACGTCCGGTGCTCTTCTTTGTCGGATTCATGCTGTCGGAGCCTCTGACCCTTCCGCCCCGGCGTTGGCAGCAGCTGGTGCTGGCCGGCGTCGTGGGTGTTGTTTTTGCGGTTCCCTACAACTTTGGCTTCGTTGCCAACTCTCCCGAGTTGGCGTTGCTTGTGGGCAACCTTCTGGCGTTCTTCGTCGGCCAGCGCGGTGGGGTGGAACTGGTATTCAAACGCTCCAAGCCGCTGACACCCGGCAGCACGGAACTCACCTTTGAACCGCGGCGCCCGGTCCGTTTTGCTGCAGGCCAGTACATGGAACTGAACCTGCCCCACAAGTCCTCCGACGGCAAGGGCAGGCGCCGGGTCTTCAGCATCACCAGCCCGCCTGGCGCTGCCGAATTGACCTTTGGCGTGGGCTCTACGGAGCCCTTGTCCGCAGCCAAGAAGTCCCTTTTGTCACTGAATCCTGGAGACACCATCACCGCCACCGCGGTTGGCGGCGACTTCCTGCTGCCGCGCGATTCCGCACACCCCGTGTTGCTGATCGCGGCCGGAATCGGCATTACGCCCTATTTGTCCCACCTGGCAGCGGACCCGGGCAGTGGGCGCGACGCGGTGGTGCTGTATCTGGCCAGAAGCCGGGAGGAACTTGCCGGAATTGAGCAATTGGAAGCTTCCGGCGCCACGGTGATTGCCCGGCTTTCGGACGGATCCACTCCCCCGGAGTTCATGATCGACGCCGGAACTCGCAGAATCGATGCCGCACGGCTTCAGGAACTGGTTCCGGACGTCCGGGACAGGAAAGTGATGGTGTCCGGCTCCCCGGCCACCGTGGAATCGTTGCGGGCTGTTGCCCGTGCAGCAGGTGCCAAACACGTCCACGTGGACTCTTTCGCCGGGTACTGAGCCACGGCTGCCCAAGGCCCCACACTGACTGCGCCGGGTGCAGCCGGACCCGTTTTCCATTGCGGCGCACTGGCTGCTAAGCTCTAGGACGTCCCACCGGCAACGGAGGGAACCCCGGATGCCCTCGTAGCTCAGGGGATAGAGCGTCTGCCTCCGGAGCAGAAGGCCGTAGGTTCGAATCCTATCGAGGGCACACTGAAGTACCCCGCCAGATACTCTGGCGGGGTACTTTTCTTTGTCGGTCATGGACTATCACTTCAGGGCTTGCCGGACTCCCAACACCAAAATGTCCGCCCCTGCTCCTAGGCTGAACCCAGTTGGTCCCAGTCACTAGCCAAAGGGGTTTGCCGTGATTTGCTCGATCGTCCCTCCGTACATGCTGCGCAGGCTTGCCGCCCAGAACGAACCGAGGATGCTGGCTGTTGCCCGGGCGGCCAAAGAATCCTTGCTGCACATCAAGGATTTGCAGGCCGTCCGCACGGCACCCATCCCCGCTGCGCCCCCCAGTGCCCGCCAGGCCAAACCCGGGCCGCCCCACCGCACTGTTTTCGATGCGGGCGGCACGGAGACCCTTCCGGGGCGCGAGGTCCGCAAGGAAGGGGCTCCTGCGGCTGGAGACGCGGCAGTGGATGAGGCGTACGACGGCCTGGGAGATACACACAAACTCTATGCGGACATCTTTGGCCGTGACTCGATCGATGGAGCCGGCCTGCACCTCAATGCGAGCGTTCACTACGGCAAGCTCTACGACAACGCTTTCTGGGACGGAAGCCAGATGGTCTTCGGCGACGGCGACGGCGAAATCTTCCAGCGGTTCACCACCTCCGTCAGCGTGATTGGCCATGAGCTCGCCCACGGCGTCACCCAGTACACCGCCAACCTTGCCTACCGTAACCAGGCAGGCGCCCTGAACGAGTCCATGTCGGACGTCTTTGGTGTGCTGGTGGAACAGTACGCAAAACAACAGACCGCTGCCCAGGCCAGTTGGTTGATCGGCGAGGGGCTGTTTACTGATCAGGTCCAGGGCGCCGCCCTCCGGTCCATGAAGGCACCGGGCACTGCGTACGACGACGACGTCCTGGGCAAGGATCCGCAGCCCGATTCCATGGACACCTACGTGAGGACCAGCGCGGACAACGGCGGTGTCCACATCAATTCCGGCATCCCCAACAGGGCGTTCTATCTGGTGTGCGAGGCACTGGGAGGCAACGCTTGGGACGCACCGGGACAGATCTGGTACGGAACCCTGACCAGCGGCCTGCTTCCGGCTTCCTGCACCTTCGGAAAGTTCGCCCGCACCACCATCGCTACCGCCGTGGAGCAGTTTGGCTCCGGCTCAAAAGAGCATGACGCGGTTCTGAAGGCGTGGGACACTGTGAAGGTCAGGGTTTAGTCAACGGACCGGGGTTCCTCAATTGCGCGGGATCCCGCCAGTGGCTGCCGTTACGTCCGAACAAGAAGCAGCAGGTCATGAAAATCACCGTCCAACGCAGTGGGGGAATTGCAGCCATGACGCGCGTTTGGAGCGTTGATGCTGTCTCCTCCGATGAGAAGGAGCGGTGGGTTCCCATAGTGGAAGCCTGTCCATGGGACGAGGCCAAAAGCATGGCCAAGGCACTGACCGAGCCGGACCGGTTCATGTACTCCATCCGGGCCGGACAACGCCGGGCCACATTGCCCGAGCGTGCAGTGACGGGGCCATGGCAGGAACTCGTTGACTGCGCCAAGGCAGAGGGCTCCGAATCCCGGGGCGGGGCAGTCGGCCAGCGCCGGTAGACCTACCCGGCGTCCACCAGCTGCCCGCGGAAGGAACGCCTGTAGCTTTGCGGACTGGTGTCCAGCACCTTGCTGAAGTGGTGGCGCAGGAGAACCGAGTGCCCGAAACCAGCCTCGCGGGCAACCTCGTCAATATTCAGTTCCGTGGTTTCCAGCAGTTCCTGTGCCCGGATGACCCTCTGGGAGTTCAGCCAGGCGGCCGGTGTTGCCCCCGTTTCCGCCCGGAAACGCCGTGCGAAAGTCCTGGCAGACATGTGAAGCCGGGCAGCCAATTCGTTGACGCTGTGTTCGT includes:
- a CDS encoding protealysin inhibitor emfourin is translated as MKITVQRSGGIAAMTRVWSVDAVSSDEKERWVPIVEACPWDEAKSMAKALTEPDRFMYSIRAGQRRATLPERAVTGPWQELVDCAKAEGSESRGGAVGQRR
- a CDS encoding FAD:protein FMN transferase; translated protein: MPHPGWSAFAFEGIGTQWDISTPAALSADVRDQVLHVVGDYDATWSRFRSDSAVSALSGQPGSITLPPHARELERLYSALYRLSGGGMTPLIGSSLEVLGYDARYSLVPAGPPQAPPRWEDVLDWDGTALTAHEPVVVDVGAAGKGQLVDLVASVLRGSGYSDYLVDASGDMVHAGSHPVTVALEHPYNARQAIGLVVLDNAALCASAANRRAWGDGWHHVLDGTTGSPVRTTVASWTMASNAMTADALATAMFLMEPEVLQREFQFSWLAVDSGGSATFSAGFEGRLFS
- a CDS encoding DUF6188 family protein, with the protein product MADVPASMSGAQRFEGYWLLEVSGQLILQLVLDFQVTLVLEHLRITIEESFVLEHPDGTSHVIDPGGGFDQLSPVLPLSRSKVVAEAKAFDDGRLEIVLQDGFRLSVVPEPKSAYEAWNVTGPDGLLIVSTPGGELALWGSTLTDP
- a CDS encoding DUF7674 family protein, which translates into the protein MSELIADHPHLRPSYEEHLENNDGELLPHLLIADICRWVVAEQDSDPLRVLQLLSWLEVHFAGVGHVMDAVDNVIAFSFIEHLPLPSEPGAGVVHLLGPKMKALYEQFFSQPR
- a CDS encoding ferredoxin--NADP reductase — encoded protein: MIAVKSRVDAWLGRFTMYRLVLWVLAILVAYSMVLNLLGWLTFGLPEMLVHLVLCLGATYLSNRLLAAVFRVSPHSESSLITGLLIYFLFWPAFGATDMAGVALACVLASASKYALAVRGRHIFNPAALGAFVTGLTGLNIATWWAATPAMLWLLVPGAVVVLYRIRKMLMGSVFVVVSTAVITIDLLGRSMTAGQAVWQALAQRPVLFFVGFMLSEPLTLPPRRWQQLVLAGVVGVVFAVPYNFGFVANSPELALLVGNLLAFFVGQRGGVELVFKRSKPLTPGSTELTFEPRRPVRFAAGQYMELNLPHKSSDGKGRRRVFSITSPPGAAELTFGVGSTEPLSAAKKSLLSLNPGDTITATAVGGDFLLPRDSAHPVLLIAAGIGITPYLSHLAADPGSGRDAVVLYLARSREELAGIEQLEASGATVIARLSDGSTPPEFMIDAGTRRIDAARLQELVPDVRDRKVMVSGSPATVESLRAVARAAGAKHVHVDSFAGY
- a CDS encoding FMN-binding protein, giving the protein MTTPLRKTLYVGFAGLSIIGTAAACAPTTAAPSTQVPETDNSGQVSTSSPSASSAAGGASTYKDGTYSADGSYTSPNGQEKVGVELTLASGKVSAVNITTHPSNPNTKKFQGEFASGISAQVVGKNIDELNVSKVAGSSLTSGGFNDAVQQIKSQAK
- a CDS encoding M4 family metallopeptidase, whose amino-acid sequence is MLRRLAAQNEPRMLAVARAAKESLLHIKDLQAVRTAPIPAAPPSARQAKPGPPHRTVFDAGGTETLPGREVRKEGAPAAGDAAVDEAYDGLGDTHKLYADIFGRDSIDGAGLHLNASVHYGKLYDNAFWDGSQMVFGDGDGEIFQRFTTSVSVIGHELAHGVTQYTANLAYRNQAGALNESMSDVFGVLVEQYAKQQTAAQASWLIGEGLFTDQVQGAALRSMKAPGTAYDDDVLGKDPQPDSMDTYVRTSADNGGVHINSGIPNRAFYLVCEALGGNAWDAPGQIWYGTLTSGLLPASCTFGKFARTTIATAVEQFGSGSKEHDAVLKAWDTVKVRV